The Parvibaculaceae bacterium PLY_AMNH_Bact1 genome window below encodes:
- a CDS encoding mechanosensitive ion channel family protein (Derived by automated computational analysis using gene prediction method: Protein Homology.), whose amino-acid sequence MEEVNGQLGELWGLVVEVWQSGVLGYDVGHFLTAVGIFLVFYLLRGLFTRFVFSFVDRWVADTETKVDDYLHDALADPLKATFIIVGVFFALDYLDLEGTAADLARNAVQSLIAFTIFWALHNAITPLSLLLRELERVLTHEMVDWLVTGVRWGVIIIGAATILQIWGIQVAPIIAGLGLFGVAVALGAQDLFKNLIGGLSILIEKRYRKGDWILADGVVEGTVESIGFRSTTVRRFDKAPVYVPNQKLSDAAVTNFTKMTHRRIYWKIGLEYRSTLEQLKQVRDGIEAYIRASEEFAQPPETALFVRVDAFNDSSIDIMIYCFTKTTNWGAWLEIKERFAYEIKQIVEDAGTGFAFPSQSVYVEMLPDTAPTEGPEGG is encoded by the coding sequence ATGGAAGAAGTAAACGGGCAGTTGGGTGAGCTGTGGGGATTGGTTGTTGAGGTCTGGCAGAGCGGCGTCCTTGGCTATGACGTCGGGCATTTCCTGACCGCTGTTGGCATCTTCCTCGTCTTCTATCTGCTGCGCGGTCTCTTCACGCGCTTTGTCTTTTCTTTCGTGGACCGTTGGGTGGCGGACACAGAGACGAAAGTTGATGACTATCTGCATGACGCGCTTGCAGACCCCCTAAAAGCGACTTTCATAATCGTCGGAGTTTTCTTCGCGCTTGATTACCTCGATCTGGAAGGCACGGCTGCGGACCTGGCGCGCAACGCGGTTCAATCCCTCATTGCCTTTACGATTTTCTGGGCGCTGCATAACGCGATCACGCCGCTGAGCCTCTTGTTGCGAGAGCTTGAGCGGGTGCTGACTCATGAGATGGTCGACTGGTTGGTGACAGGCGTGCGCTGGGGCGTGATTATTATCGGCGCAGCAACCATCCTGCAGATTTGGGGCATTCAGGTAGCGCCCATCATTGCCGGGCTTGGCCTCTTTGGTGTCGCCGTGGCATTGGGTGCGCAGGATCTCTTTAAGAACCTGATCGGCGGCCTCTCCATTCTGATCGAAAAGCGATATCGCAAGGGGGACTGGATCCTCGCAGATGGTGTGGTTGAAGGCACGGTTGAGAGCATCGGGTTCCGCTCCACCACCGTCCGCCGGTTCGACAAGGCGCCGGTCTACGTACCGAACCAGAAACTCTCTGATGCCGCGGTCACCAATTTCACCAAAATGACCCATCGCCGCATCTACTGGAAAATCGGGCTGGAATACCGCTCGACCCTGGAACAGTTGAAACAAGTGCGCGACGGCATTGAGGCCTATATTCGCGCGTCGGAAGAATTTGCGCAGCCGCCGGAAACAGCACTCTTCGTGCGCGTCGACGCCTTCAATGACAGTTCCATCGACATCATGATCTATTGCTTCACCAAGACGACGAACTGGGGCGCATGGCTCGAGATCAAAGAACGCTTTGCCTACGAGATCAAACAGATCGTCGAAGATGCGGGCACCGGCTTCGCGTTCCCAAGTCAATCTGTCTATGTGGAGATGCTGCCTGACACCGCACCCACCGAGGGACCAGAGGGCGGATAA
- a CDS encoding hypothetical protein (Derived by automated computational analysis using gene prediction method: GeneMarkS-2+.) encodes MQNVIEFRPRESTGKRRTYEKAADVIPMPVRESKSSTKDKKPTEVPTLSDLMDLTWPRATD; translated from the coding sequence ATGCAGAATGTCATCGAGTTTAGGCCGAGGGAGTCCACCGGGAAACGCCGCACTTATGAAAAAGCGGCTGATGTAATCCCGATGCCGGTCCGAGAAAGTAAATCGAGTACCAAAGACAAGAAACCAACAGAAGTGCCGACCCTGTCGGATCTGATGGATCTGACCTGGCCCAGAGCAACAGACTAG
- a CDS encoding FAD-binding oxidoreductase (Derived by automated computational analysis using gene prediction method: Protein Homology.) codes for MTEMVSEEKCPLSDNGSFWFDSLDQPSMIAEPDTLPASVDVAIIGAGYTGLWTAYYLKEKDPSLDIAVLEANTIGFGASGRNGGWCMGLAWGIDGMLADEKKRDAGVRLLRAMHDTVDEVGRISQREGIECHFAKSGTLEVAIAPFHVKDMQGHMADLHELGFSEDDYRWLPAEEAQQRIGMTPNHGATYTPHCAVIHPARLVKGLGRVVRAKGVKIFEGTPVVEMAPGYVDTNKGRVSAAKIIRATEGYTESIKGQEREVLPLYSMMVATEPLPDHVWDEIGLANRETFGDSRRVTVYGQKTDDGRLAFGGRAGYYFGSKRRGVIPPDDPMVQNVERTLRKIFPVLQDYGVTHGWGGLMGVPRHWRPSVAFDPQTGLGHAGGYTGEGVAASNLAGRILSDLVLERESDLTDLAWVNDTPTKWEPEPLRWLGVKAIQYFGDKADRIEMETGKPSKFWGTLFGSALS; via the coding sequence ATGACAGAGATGGTATCGGAAGAGAAGTGTCCTCTGAGCGACAATGGCAGCTTCTGGTTTGACTCCCTGGACCAGCCATCAATGATTGCTGAACCGGACACACTTCCGGCAAGTGTGGATGTCGCCATTATTGGCGCGGGCTACACAGGCCTTTGGACGGCGTACTACCTGAAAGAAAAAGACCCGTCGCTCGACATCGCAGTCTTAGAGGCCAACACAATCGGCTTCGGTGCGAGTGGTCGAAATGGCGGCTGGTGCATGGGGCTGGCCTGGGGCATCGATGGCATGCTGGCCGATGAGAAAAAGCGGGACGCGGGTGTACGCTTGTTGCGCGCCATGCATGACACGGTGGATGAAGTTGGCCGCATCTCTCAGCGCGAAGGCATTGAGTGCCACTTTGCCAAAAGCGGCACGCTGGAGGTGGCCATCGCGCCCTTTCACGTGAAAGACATGCAGGGCCATATGGCAGACCTTCATGAGCTGGGTTTTAGCGAAGATGATTATCGTTGGTTACCCGCCGAAGAAGCACAACAGCGCATTGGCATGACACCCAATCACGGTGCGACCTATACACCTCACTGCGCGGTCATCCATCCAGCCCGCCTCGTTAAAGGCCTTGGCCGGGTCGTTCGCGCAAAGGGCGTGAAAATTTTCGAAGGGACGCCGGTGGTCGAAATGGCACCTGGCTATGTGGACACCAACAAAGGGCGCGTGAGCGCCGCCAAAATCATTCGTGCAACCGAAGGCTATACGGAATCCATCAAGGGTCAGGAGCGTGAAGTCCTGCCGCTCTACTCCATGATGGTGGCGACGGAACCACTGCCGGATCATGTATGGGACGAGATTGGTCTGGCCAACCGCGAGACGTTTGGCGACAGCCGCCGTGTCACCGTTTATGGCCAGAAGACAGACGATGGCCGCCTCGCCTTTGGCGGTCGGGCTGGATATTACTTTGGCTCCAAACGCCGCGGTGTCATTCCACCGGACGATCCCATGGTGCAGAACGTGGAGCGCACGCTGCGCAAGATTTTCCCGGTTCTGCAAGACTATGGCGTGACCCATGGCTGGGGTGGCCTGATGGGCGTGCCCCGCCACTGGCGACCTTCGGTGGCTTTCGACCCTCAAACAGGACTGGGGCACGCAGGCGGGTACACCGGGGAAGGGGTCGCGGCCTCGAACCTTGCCGGACGCATTCTCTCTGATCTTGTGCTTGAGCGTGAGAGCGATCTGACAGACCTCGCCTGGGTGAATGACACACCCACAAAATGGGAGCCTGAACCCCTGCGCTGGCTTGGCGTCAAAGCCATTCAGTATTTTGGAGACAAGGCGGATCGCATAGAGATGGAAACCGGCAAGCCCTCAAAATTCTGGGGCACGCTTTTTGGCTCCGCGCTCAGCTAA
- a CDS encoding metalloregulator ArsR/SmtB family transcription factor (Derived by automated computational analysis using gene prediction method: Protein Homology.) has translation MKPDPLSATFSALADPTRRAILARLALGETSVKELSEPFDISPPAITKHLKVLESAGLISRGRKAQWRPCALEAGPLREISDWVEQYRLHWEGSLDRLDTYLQNIQKGDTT, from the coding sequence ATGAAACCTGACCCGCTCAGCGCCACGTTTTCCGCCCTTGCCGATCCGACCCGTCGGGCCATTCTCGCCCGGCTGGCGCTTGGCGAAACATCGGTCAAGGAATTGTCGGAACCGTTCGATATTTCTCCGCCTGCCATCACCAAGCATCTCAAGGTTCTGGAGAGTGCGGGCCTCATTTCCCGCGGCCGCAAAGCCCAATGGCGGCCTTGCGCCCTTGAGGCAGGGCCCCTTCGTGAAATTTCAGACTGGGTCGAGCAATACCGGCTCCATTGGGAGGGCAGCCTTGATCGCCTCGATACCTATTTGCAGAACATACAAAAAGGAGACACCACATGA
- a CDS encoding DUF3703 domain-containing protein (Derived by automated computational analysis using gene prediction method: Protein Homology.) — protein MHQSLKRAYAQEMARARNAYRTDELDLCFSHLERAHILGQRFFWRHVISHWWMLKVGLRQGGTSEIKGQLLRLFATVPGYLFGWVPKGNTGGANVSPVKPMPLPVDLAPLLEDYRVGRDVARRLIYWALILAAVAIWVTASVAGGR, from the coding sequence GTGCACCAATCACTCAAACGGGCTTACGCACAGGAGATGGCCCGGGCCCGCAATGCTTACCGCACCGACGAATTGGACCTCTGTTTCAGCCATCTGGAGCGAGCGCATATTCTGGGCCAGCGCTTTTTCTGGCGGCACGTCATCAGCCATTGGTGGATGCTGAAAGTGGGCCTCCGCCAGGGAGGGACAAGTGAAATCAAAGGTCAGCTGCTCCGTTTGTTCGCCACCGTCCCCGGCTATCTCTTTGGCTGGGTTCCCAAAGGCAATACGGGTGGGGCGAATGTTTCCCCTGTTAAGCCGATGCCGCTGCCAGTGGATCTCGCCCCACTTTTGGAGGATTATCGCGTCGGGAGAGACGTGGCACGTCGCCTGATCTATTGGGCCCTTATCCTCGCCGCAGTGGCAATTTGGGTCACTGCTTCGGTTGCGGGTGGACGTTAG
- a CDS encoding class I SAM-dependent methyltransferase (Derived by automated computational analysis using gene prediction method: Protein Homology.), with protein MRQTEDRIARGFLPYNDEAPDLRTRYVEPPFAERHKSFRFFFPETAANVLDIGAGVGVDARGFAEMGHKVVAVEPAKAMRTFAIEDRDHANITWVDDCLPRMEKVMAMGLTFDFVLASASFMHLPEDCQADGFKTIAGLMKPEAHAAMSLRHGPVPEGRTMYDLSPDHAAKLAAAARLSLVRHEEKPDRVGRPGVTWSMMVFEKI; from the coding sequence ATGCGCCAGACGGAAGACAGAATTGCGCGCGGGTTTCTGCCTTACAATGATGAGGCGCCGGATCTGAGAACGCGCTATGTCGAGCCACCTTTTGCCGAAAGACATAAATCCTTCCGCTTCTTCTTCCCCGAAACAGCAGCCAACGTGCTCGATATTGGCGCTGGCGTCGGTGTGGATGCGCGAGGTTTCGCAGAGATGGGCCATAAGGTCGTGGCTGTGGAACCAGCGAAGGCGATGCGCACTTTCGCCATCGAGGACCGCGACCATGCAAATATCACCTGGGTAGATGACTGCCTGCCGCGCATGGAGAAGGTGATGGCGATGGGCCTCACCTTCGACTTTGTGCTCGCCAGCGCCTCATTCATGCACCTGCCGGAGGATTGTCAGGCGGACGGCTTCAAGACTATTGCTGGGCTGATGAAGCCCGAAGCTCATGCAGCGATGAGCCTGCGCCACGGACCCGTGCCAGAAGGGCGCACCATGTATGACCTGTCGCCAGACCACGCGGCGAAGCTCGCCGCTGCAGCGAGGCTCTCTCTTGTCCGCCATGAAGAAAAGCCCGACCGGGTCGGACGGCCGGGTGTGACTTGGTCGATGATGGTGTTCGAGAAGATTTAG
- a CDS encoding SRPBCC domain-containing protein (Derived by automated computational analysis using gene prediction method: Protein Homology.), with amino-acid sequence MTSQTNAVVDTFDLTLTRVFNAPRPLVFQMWADTEHKSQWWRPKTFTLIDAAENFRPGGDWMSIMEAPSGNRYRMEGTYKEIVENELIVFSHHWVEDGQRGPATLITVTFEDDPEGTRLTFTQALIENEADRNDQQNGWNEFLDMLGSSLSDAS; translated from the coding sequence ATGACTTCTCAGACCAACGCTGTTGTAGACACGTTCGACCTCACACTTACCCGCGTCTTCAACGCACCGCGTCCGCTTGTTTTTCAAATGTGGGCTGACACTGAACATAAGAGCCAGTGGTGGCGCCCGAAAACATTCACGCTGATCGACGCGGCAGAGAATTTCCGACCCGGTGGCGATTGGATGTCAATCATGGAAGCCCCCAGTGGCAACCGCTACCGGATGGAGGGGACGTACAAAGAAATTGTGGAAAATGAGCTGATCGTGTTCTCTCATCATTGGGTTGAAGACGGACAACGCGGTCCTGCAACGCTCATTACCGTCACGTTTGAGGATGACCCAGAAGGCACCCGCCTTACCTTCACCCAGGCACTGATCGAGAACGAAGCGGATCGAAATGACCAGCAGAATGGCTGGAACGAATTTCTGGATATGCTTGGCAGTTCGCTCTCGGACGCAAGCTGA
- a CDS encoding DUF2336 domain-containing protein (Derived by automated computational analysis using gene prediction method: Protein Homology.) produces the protein MSDLRHLRDLIDLAKEPSSERRRELLRNVTDLFLEDPEIYTGPETEHFSNIMGTVARSLEANVRADLSRRLATVAEAPRDLVAQLANDEISVAAPILENSLALSEDDLLEIIKQCSNAHRSAVAGRPDVNEAISEALVDHGDDDVVNVLINNSDAKIGSTTIQKVVDRAASNETLQTSLVDRQDLPPDVLHDMFWVVSTKLRSRILERSAELDPEIVDRVLAQTERKIMKGANRRTDERSRAQQFIDRKAELRELSETLLINLVRANRLEELVCGFARLAKIDEDTAERILKDPSGEGLAIACKATRLDRSTFSTLAVIGVQSKRRSVKETRDLFDIYDQIPQDMAQRAMRFWRVRRETESAAA, from the coding sequence ATGAGCGACTTAAGGCATTTGCGGGACCTGATTGACCTTGCAAAAGAACCGTCGAGCGAGCGACGGCGTGAGCTGCTGCGCAATGTCACCGACCTTTTTCTGGAAGACCCGGAAATTTATACCGGTCCGGAAACCGAACACTTCTCCAATATTATGGGAACGGTCGCACGGTCTCTTGAGGCCAATGTGCGTGCTGATCTTTCCCGCCGCCTCGCAACGGTCGCTGAAGCCCCGCGCGATCTGGTGGCACAGCTAGCCAACGACGAAATCAGCGTCGCCGCACCGATATTGGAAAACAGTCTCGCCCTCTCAGAAGACGACCTTCTTGAGATCATCAAGCAATGCAGCAACGCCCACCGTTCAGCAGTCGCCGGACGGCCAGATGTCAATGAAGCAATTTCAGAAGCCCTCGTTGATCACGGCGATGATGATGTGGTCAATGTGCTGATCAACAATAGCGATGCCAAGATTGGGAGCACAACCATTCAGAAGGTGGTCGACCGCGCCGCATCGAATGAAACCCTCCAAACATCCCTTGTCGACAGACAGGACCTGCCGCCCGACGTATTACATGACATGTTCTGGGTTGTCTCGACCAAGCTGCGCAGCCGCATTCTGGAACGATCTGCTGAGCTTGATCCGGAAATTGTTGATCGTGTCCTCGCCCAGACAGAACGCAAGATCATGAAGGGTGCCAACCGTCGCACCGATGAACGGTCTCGCGCCCAACAGTTTATCGATCGCAAAGCTGAGCTTCGAGAGCTTTCTGAGACGCTGCTGATCAATCTGGTGCGGGCGAATAGGCTGGAGGAGTTAGTCTGCGGCTTTGCGCGGCTCGCTAAGATTGACGAAGACACCGCTGAACGCATTCTGAAAGACCCGTCCGGGGAAGGCCTTGCGATTGCCTGTAAGGCAACACGGCTAGACCGCTCGACCTTTTCTACGCTCGCGGTGATTGGTGTGCAGAGCAAACGCCGGTCGGTCAAAGAAACCCGTGACCTGTTCGATATTTATGATCAAATCCCGCAGGACATGGCACAGCGAGCCATGCGCTTCTGGCGGGTGCGCCGGGAGACAGAAAGCGCTGCAGCATAG